The following coding sequences are from one Dehalococcoidia bacterium window:
- the pheS gene encoding phenylalanine--tRNA ligase subunit alpha, which yields MPAETVQQLRDDALSSLAIAFDLAALDAWRIEYLGRKGRLTGVLRRLAELSIDERKQIGAAANALKDELEGRFAARSEEIRTVQLAASLETGTIDVTLPARPRPKGGLHPVTQLVRRISDAFRSMGFSIVEGPEVELEFYNFDALRIPADHPARDMWDTMWVDEQVNGHRPMLLRTHTSPAQIRFMEQYKPPIRIAVPGRAYRYEQTDTTHEWQMTQVEVLAVDEGLSMTHLKGTLLELFRRLFGGERRIRLVATYFPFVEPGAQVLMDCFACAGAGCQTCHQTGWIEMLGAGMVHPEILENMGIDSQKYTGFAAGMGVERLAMQLYGVDDIRYWYQNDLRLLRQLA from the coding sequence ATGCCGGCCGAGACCGTCCAGCAGCTCCGCGACGATGCGCTTTCGTCGCTCGCCATCGCTTTTGATCTCGCCGCGCTCGACGCGTGGCGGATCGAGTACCTCGGGCGGAAGGGGCGGCTCACCGGCGTGCTGCGTAGACTCGCGGAACTTTCGATCGACGAGCGAAAGCAGATCGGCGCCGCCGCCAATGCGCTCAAGGACGAACTGGAAGGGCGCTTCGCGGCGCGGTCCGAGGAGATTCGGACTGTGCAGCTCGCCGCATCGCTCGAAACCGGCACGATCGACGTGACGTTGCCGGCGCGGCCGCGCCCGAAGGGCGGCCTGCATCCGGTCACGCAGCTCGTGCGGCGCATCAGCGATGCCTTCCGCTCGATGGGCTTCTCGATCGTCGAAGGGCCTGAGGTTGAGCTCGAGTTCTACAATTTCGACGCGCTGCGCATCCCGGCAGATCATCCGGCGCGCGATATGTGGGACACCATGTGGGTAGACGAGCAGGTCAACGGCCACCGGCCGATGCTGCTCCGCACGCATACGTCGCCGGCGCAAATCCGCTTCATGGAGCAGTACAAGCCGCCGATCCGCATCGCGGTCCCGGGCCGCGCGTATCGCTACGAGCAGACGGACACGACGCATGAGTGGCAGATGACGCAGGTCGAGGTCCTCGCCGTCGACGAAGGGCTTTCGATGACGCATCTGAAGGGGACGCTGCTCGAGCTGTTTCGCCGCTTGTTCGGGGGCGAACGCCGGATCCGGCTGGTCGCGACGTACTTCCCGTTCGTCGAACCCGGCGCGCAGGTGCTGATGGACTGCTTCGCGTGCGCGGGCGCCGGTTGCCAGACCTGCCACCAGACCGGCTGGATCGAGATGCTCGGCGCGGGCATGGTGCATCCGGAGATCCTGGAGAATATGGGCATCGACTCGCAGAAGTACACGGGCTTTGCGGCCGGGATGGGCGTTGAGCGCCTGGCGATGCAACTCTACGGGG